A stretch of the Macaca thibetana thibetana isolate TM-01 chromosome X, ASM2454274v1, whole genome shotgun sequence genome encodes the following:
- the FAM104B gene encoding protein FAM104B isoform X2 yields MGGCPVRKRRRNGSKEDNHHSAQPKRNKRNPIFQDSQDTEFSWSDNERSSSCINIPERASGPEGNLNQIVIEPNVNIPQFLHEGYVPCQGLYSHINQTLKEAHFNSLQQRGRAPT; encoded by the exons ATGGGAGGCTGCCCTGTACG gaaaagaagaagaaatggcagTAAAGAGGACAATCATCATTCTGCCCAGCCCAAAAGGAATAAGAGAAACCCTATCTTTCAGGATTCTCAAGATACAGAG TTCTCATGGAGTGATAATGAAAGGAGCAGCAGCTGCATTAATATCCCAGAGAGAGCAAGTGGACCAGAAGGCAACTTAAACCAGATTGTTATTGAACCCAATGTGAACATTCCCCAGTTCTTGCATGAGGGGTATGTACCATGCCAAGGTCTTTACTCCCACATCAACCAGACCTTGAAGGAGGCTCACTTCAACAGCCTGCAGCAGCGAGGACGAGCTCCAACATGA
- the FAM104B gene encoding protein FAM104B isoform X1, protein MRGCPVLWEAALYGRFVGAFLAGTCSFSGPHCHHALLSQPRSRGSGRKRSGDVFSSGVGGALMTCRKRRRNGSKEDNHHSAQPKRNKRNPIFQDSQDTEFSWSDNERSSSCINIPERASGPEGNLNQIVIEPNVNIPQFLHEGYVPCQGLYSHINQTLKEAHFNSLQQRGRAPT, encoded by the exons ATGCGAGGCTGTCCTGTGCTATGGGAGGCTGCCCTGTACGGTAGGTTCGTCGGGGCCTTTCTTGCCGGTACCTGTTCGTTCTCTGGTCCCCACTGTCATCACGCTTTGCTTTCTCAGCCAAGATCTCGCGGCTCGGGGCGGAAACGCAGCGGCGATGTATTTTCTTCCGGGGTTGGTGGCGCTCTCATGACCTGCAG gaaaagaagaagaaatggcagTAAAGAGGACAATCATCATTCTGCCCAGCCCAAAAGGAATAAGAGAAACCCTATCTTTCAGGATTCTCAAGATACAGAG TTCTCATGGAGTGATAATGAAAGGAGCAGCAGCTGCATTAATATCCCAGAGAGAGCAAGTGGACCAGAAGGCAACTTAAACCAGATTGTTATTGAACCCAATGTGAACATTCCCCAGTTCTTGCATGAGGGGTATGTACCATGCCAAGGTCTTTACTCCCACATCAACCAGACCTTGAAGGAGGCTCACTTCAACAGCCTGCAGCAGCGAGGACGAGCTCCAACATGA